One Halorientalis litorea DNA segment encodes these proteins:
- a CDS encoding DNA polymerase II large subunit: protein MRPDDERYFERLESELDTAMDVAREARQRGGDPTTDVEIPAARDMADRVENILGIDGVAERVRELDGEMSREEAALELVSDFVEGNVGDYDTDAGKIEGAVRTAVALLTEGVVAAPIEGIDRVEVLQNDDGSEFVNVYYAGPIRSAGGTAQALSVLVADYARALLGLDGYRAREDEIGRYAEEIDLYDKETGLQYTPKEKETEFIAEHMPVMLDGEATGDEEVSGYRDLDRVDTNAARGGMCLVLAEGIALKAPKIQRYTRNLDEVEWPWLQDLIDGTIGKDEGSEAEEANDGDDGDAETEEADDETPDDRPPRLDPSKKFLRDLIAGRPVFSHPSEAGGFRLRYGRSRNHGFATAGVHPATMHLVDDFLATGTQIKTERPGKAAGVVPVDTIEGPTVRLANGDVRRIDDPAEALEVRNGVEKIIDLGEYLVNYGEFVENNHPLAPASYTFEWWVQDAEDSGMDVQALRDSVRTDLTDPTAAAAIEWATEYDVPLHPNYTYCWHDISVTEFDALAGAVAAGRVAETDGAAVAEGDDASTGDLVIPRSPERDDADIAAVLEHLLVEHHQHEDRLTVPDWKPLVRTLGLDESLDRTWTLADLPTSAREYDDGENAIRAVNAVAPFEVRERAPTRVGNRMGRPEKSESRELSPAVHTLFPIGEAGGSQRDVSKAASSGDSVEASDRGQVEVQVGRRECTDCGTRTYHARCPECNGVTDAVYVCRDCDTEVEPDESGRAECPRCETLASPVRTTTVSVREEFQRALDSVGERENAFDIVKGVKGLSSAAKVPEPIEKGILRAKHGVSAFKDGTVRYDMTDLPVTSVRPAELDVTAEQFRELGYHEDIDGDRLRHDDQLVELNVQDIVLSDGAAEHMLKTADFVDDLLESYYRLDPYYDVDDREDLVGELVFGMAPHTSAATVGRVVGFTSAAVGYAHPYFHAAKRRNCFHPETEIRHEGANGELQDTAIAQFVESRFDDPETDDFGVEFEEPDEPIRVQSLDDNGNWVRKSVEKVSRHPAPDHLVEVTTETGRSVTVTPDHSMVRFTDRLRTVAAHELELGDSIPVPEHDTTPSHATDSSPAAVDGGVNVEVVDRIEYVPSDVEYTYCLTVADTNRVVANGMATAQCDGDEDCVMLLMDGLLNFSKKYLPDKRGGSVAEDSRLVAVDPDGNTRFLTFEELWSELDSPLEVDGKYRKRTCYDEGWRTYAFDDDHEASLRPIEKAIRYRADDDTTLLNVETQFGRSLEITEHHSLFRYDDGIEEVAGSDLDEGDLVVAPRELDVETRRTIIDVAACVEDPYVVIDDHVEDLLTTAWETTDRSSPTHQAFKSGLAYRLNKGKIPYERLQRILETAGFEAPRTVEIALAGSTDGITRRVEVDEEFAWLLGLFVAEGSTSSVCPTIHNADEDLIDRAAGIIESKLGHEPGRRWSNRAYELRFPAVFREILYDLGFEDSDSYNSSEKVVPECLLHAPRDVALSFLRGFIAGDGSDSSNGNVTTVGFHTTSEEVKDGIVFLLHRFGLVANISERTNRDGNRQDIYTVTVSGGADDNPLHRVLDGDEPYHPKSLVVGIPDALMTIREMDIDGVKQLIPKYLKRRENISLEKLRNIVAELESRSLPDAAADLLADLRPLVAGDLSYLRVKNIDRVDYDGHLYDLQVGGEPIFTANWLYAHNSMDAPLVMSSRIDPSEIDDEAHNVDIMERYPREFYEATREMADPESVADVMTIAEETLGTDEEYTGFRHTHDTSDIALGPDLSAYKTLDDMMKKMNAQLELSRKLRAVDETDVAERVIEYHFLPDIIGNLRAFSRQETRCLDCGTKYRRVPLTGDCRRCGGDMTLTVHHGSVTKYIDTAITVAEEYGAREYTKQRLEILKKSIERVFEDDTNKQSGIGDFM from the coding sequence ATGCGACCGGACGACGAACGCTACTTCGAACGGCTCGAATCCGAACTCGACACCGCCATGGACGTGGCCCGGGAGGCCCGCCAGCGGGGCGGCGACCCGACCACGGACGTGGAGATACCGGCCGCCCGCGACATGGCCGACCGGGTCGAGAACATCCTCGGCATCGACGGCGTCGCCGAACGCGTCCGTGAACTCGACGGGGAGATGAGCCGCGAGGAGGCCGCCCTCGAACTCGTCTCGGACTTCGTCGAGGGGAACGTCGGCGACTACGACACCGACGCCGGGAAGATAGAGGGGGCGGTCCGGACCGCCGTCGCCCTGCTCACGGAGGGTGTCGTCGCCGCCCCCATCGAGGGTATCGACCGCGTGGAGGTCCTGCAAAACGACGACGGCTCCGAGTTCGTCAACGTCTACTACGCCGGCCCGATTCGCTCCGCGGGCGGCACCGCACAGGCCCTCTCGGTGCTGGTCGCCGACTACGCTCGCGCCCTGTTGGGACTCGACGGCTACCGCGCCCGCGAGGACGAAATCGGCCGCTACGCCGAGGAAATCGACCTCTACGACAAGGAGACGGGCCTCCAGTACACACCCAAGGAGAAAGAGACCGAGTTCATCGCCGAACACATGCCCGTCATGCTCGACGGGGAGGCCACAGGCGACGAGGAAGTCTCGGGCTACCGTGACCTCGACCGGGTCGACACCAACGCCGCCCGTGGCGGGATGTGTCTCGTCCTCGCGGAGGGCATCGCGCTGAAGGCCCCGAAGATTCAACGCTACACCCGGAATCTGGACGAGGTCGAGTGGCCGTGGCTGCAGGACCTCATCGACGGGACCATCGGCAAAGACGAAGGGAGCGAGGCCGAGGAGGCGAACGACGGTGACGACGGCGACGCCGAGACCGAGGAGGCGGACGACGAGACACCGGACGACAGGCCGCCACGCCTCGACCCGTCGAAGAAGTTCCTCCGGGACCTCATCGCGGGCCGTCCGGTCTTCTCCCACCCCAGCGAGGCCGGGGGCTTTCGCCTGCGCTACGGTCGCTCGCGAAACCACGGGTTCGCCACCGCGGGCGTCCACCCCGCGACGATGCACCTCGTGGACGACTTCCTCGCCACCGGCACCCAGATAAAGACCGAACGGCCCGGGAAGGCCGCGGGTGTCGTGCCTGTCGACACCATCGAGGGGCCGACGGTCCGCCTCGCCAACGGCGACGTGCGCCGCATCGACGACCCGGCCGAGGCCCTCGAAGTCCGCAACGGCGTCGAGAAGATTATCGACCTCGGGGAGTATCTGGTCAACTACGGGGAGTTCGTCGAGAACAACCACCCGCTGGCCCCCGCCTCCTACACGTTCGAGTGGTGGGTACAGGACGCAGAGGACAGCGGGATGGACGTGCAGGCACTCCGCGATTCCGTCCGCACCGACCTCACCGACCCCACCGCCGCGGCGGCCATCGAGTGGGCTACCGAGTACGACGTGCCGCTCCACCCGAACTACACCTACTGCTGGCACGACATCTCCGTCACGGAGTTCGACGCGCTCGCGGGCGCAGTCGCCGCGGGCCGGGTCGCCGAAACCGACGGCGCGGCCGTCGCGGAGGGTGACGACGCGAGTACCGGTGACCTCGTGATTCCGCGCTCGCCCGAACGCGACGACGCCGATATCGCCGCGGTGCTCGAACACCTGTTGGTCGAACACCATCAGCACGAGGACCGCCTGACGGTCCCGGACTGGAAACCGCTCGTCCGGACGCTGGGTCTCGACGAGAGCCTCGACCGGACGTGGACGCTCGCGGACCTCCCGACGAGTGCTCGCGAGTACGACGACGGCGAGAACGCCATTCGCGCCGTCAACGCCGTCGCCCCCTTCGAGGTCCGGGAACGCGCGCCGACCCGCGTCGGCAACCGGATGGGCCGCCCCGAGAAGTCCGAGTCCCGCGAACTCTCCCCGGCAGTCCACACGCTCTTCCCCATCGGCGAGGCCGGTGGCAGCCAGCGCGACGTGAGCAAGGCCGCGTCGTCGGGCGACTCCGTCGAAGCGAGCGACCGCGGCCAAGTCGAGGTGCAGGTCGGCCGCCGGGAGTGTACCGACTGCGGCACGCGCACCTACCACGCGCGCTGTCCCGAGTGCAACGGCGTCACCGACGCCGTCTACGTCTGCCGAGACTGTGACACGGAAGTCGAACCCGACGAGTCCGGCCGCGCGGAGTGTCCCCGCTGTGAGACCCTCGCCTCCCCCGTCCGGACGACGACTGTCTCCGTGCGCGAGGAGTTCCAGCGCGCGCTGGATTCGGTCGGCGAACGCGAGAACGCCTTCGACATCGTGAAAGGCGTCAAGGGATTGTCCTCGGCGGCGAAGGTGCCCGAACCCATCGAGAAGGGGATTCTCCGGGCCAAACACGGCGTCTCCGCGTTCAAGGACGGCACGGTCCGCTACGACATGACCGACCTGCCCGTCACGTCGGTCCGCCCGGCGGAACTGGACGTGACCGCCGAGCAGTTCCGGGAACTGGGCTACCACGAGGACATCGACGGTGACCGCCTCCGCCACGACGACCAACTGGTCGAACTCAACGTCCAAGACATCGTCCTCTCGGACGGCGCGGCCGAACACATGCTCAAGACCGCCGACTTCGTGGACGACCTGCTCGAATCCTACTACAGACTGGACCCGTACTACGACGTCGACGACCGCGAGGACCTCGTTGGCGAACTCGTCTTCGGGATGGCTCCACACACCAGCGCGGCGACAGTTGGCCGCGTCGTCGGATTTACGTCAGCAGCGGTCGGCTACGCGCATCCGTACTTTCACGCCGCGAAGCGGCGGAACTGCTTCCATCCGGAGACAGAAATACGACACGAGGGTGCCAACGGAGAACTGCAGGACACCGCGATAGCCCAGTTCGTCGAAAGTCGATTTGACGACCCTGAAACCGATGACTTCGGTGTGGAATTCGAGGAACCTGACGAACCAATCCGTGTTCAGTCACTCGATGACAACGGGAACTGGGTGCGGAAATCAGTCGAAAAAGTCTCTCGGCATCCCGCACCCGACCACCTCGTTGAGGTTACGACCGAGACGGGTCGGTCGGTCACAGTCACACCGGACCACTCTATGGTCAGGTTCACGGACCGTCTTCGGACGGTCGCAGCTCACGAACTCGAACTCGGTGATTCGATTCCGGTACCCGAACACGACACTACTCCGTCACACGCTACCGACTCGTCGCCAGCAGCCGTCGACGGCGGTGTGAACGTTGAAGTAGTAGACCGAATCGAGTACGTGCCGTCGGATGTCGAATACACCTACTGCCTCACGGTCGCCGACACCAACCGAGTCGTGGCCAACGGGATGGCGACAGCCCAGTGCGACGGTGACGAGGACTGCGTGATGCTCTTGATGGACGGTCTGTTGAATTTCAGCAAGAAGTACCTCCCGGACAAGCGGGGCGGGAGCGTCGCCGAGGACTCCCGACTCGTTGCCGTCGACCCGGACGGCAATACCAGATTTTTGACCTTCGAGGAACTCTGGAGTGAACTCGACTCACCGCTAGAGGTCGACGGGAAGTACCGCAAGCGAACCTGCTACGACGAAGGCTGGCGGACGTACGCGTTCGACGACGACCACGAGGCGTCGCTTAGGCCGATCGAGAAGGCAATCAGGTATCGAGCGGACGACGACACGACGCTTCTGAACGTCGAAACCCAGTTCGGGCGGTCGCTCGAAATCACAGAACACCACAGCCTGTTCCGGTACGACGACGGCATCGAGGAAGTTGCGGGGTCCGACCTCGACGAAGGTGACCTCGTGGTCGCACCCCGCGAGCTTGATGTCGAAACACGGCGGACGATCATCGATGTGGCGGCGTGTGTCGAGGACCCGTACGTCGTCATCGACGACCACGTCGAGGACCTGTTGACGACCGCATGGGAGACCACCGACCGCAGCAGCCCCACACATCAGGCGTTCAAATCTGGCCTCGCGTACCGTCTGAACAAGGGGAAGATACCCTACGAGCGACTCCAGCGTATTCTCGAAACGGCTGGGTTCGAGGCACCGCGAACCGTCGAAATCGCGCTCGCCGGTTCGACGGACGGTATCACTCGTCGCGTTGAGGTCGACGAAGAGTTCGCGTGGTTACTGGGGCTGTTCGTCGCCGAGGGGTCGACCTCCAGCGTCTGTCCGACCATCCACAACGCCGACGAGGATCTAATCGACCGTGCAGCCGGAATAATCGAGTCGAAACTCGGCCACGAACCCGGTCGCCGCTGGTCGAACCGTGCGTACGAACTCCGGTTCCCGGCGGTGTTCCGCGAGATACTGTACGACCTCGGGTTCGAGGACTCCGACTCGTACAACTCCAGCGAAAAGGTCGTCCCGGAGTGCCTCCTTCACGCACCGCGGGACGTGGCTCTGTCGTTCCTCCGTGGTTTCATCGCAGGTGACGGGAGCGACAGTAGTAACGGCAACGTCACTACGGTCGGGTTCCACACCACGAGCGAGGAAGTCAAAGACGGTATCGTGTTCTTGCTCCATCGGTTCGGACTCGTCGCCAACATCTCCGAGCGAACGAACCGAGACGGGAACCGCCAAGACATCTACACGGTTACCGTGTCCGGCGGTGCCGACGACAACCCGCTTCACCGCGTTCTGGACGGGGACGAACCGTACCATCCCAAGAGCCTCGTCGTCGGGATTCCGGACGCGCTGATGACTATCCGCGAGATGGATATCGACGGGGTCAAGCAACTGATTCCGAAGTATTTGAAACGCCGGGAGAACATCTCGCTGGAGAAACTCCGAAACATCGTCGCAGAACTCGAATCCCGCAGCCTTCCCGACGCTGCTGCCGACCTCCTCGCCGACCTCCGTCCCCTCGTCGCCGGCGACCTGTCGTACCTCCGCGTGAAGAACATCGACCGAGTCGACTACGACGGACACCTCTACGACCTACAGGTCGGCGGCGAGCCGATATTTACCGCCAACTGGCTGTACGCACACAACTCGATGGACGCGCCGCTCGTCATGTCTTCCCGCATCGACCCCTCGGAAATCGACGACGAGGCGCACAACGTGGACATCATGGAGCGGTACCCCCGGGAGTTCTACGAGGCGACTCGGGAGATGGCCGACCCCGAATCCGTCGCGGACGTGATGACAATCGCCGAGGAGACGCTGGGAACCGACGAGGAGTACACGGGCTTTCGCCACACGCACGACACCAGCGACATCGCCCTCGGGCCGGACCTCTCGGCGTACAAGACGCTGGACGACATGATGAAGAAGATGAACGCCCAGTTGGAACTCTCCCGGAAGTTGCGGGCCGTCGACGAGACGGACGTGGCCGAGCGGGTCATCGAGTACCACTTCCTCCCCGACATCATCGGGAACCTCCGGGCCTTCTCGCGGCAGGAGACGCGCTGTCTCGACTGCGGGACGAAGTACCGCCGCGTCCCCCTGACCGGCGACTGTCGGCGGTGTGGCGGCGACATGACCCTGACCGTCCACCACGGGTCGGTCACCAAGTACATCGACACCGCCATCACCGTCGCCGAGGAGTACGGTGCCCGCGAGTACACGAAACAGCGCCTCGAAATCCTC
- a CDS encoding PPC domain-containing DNA-binding protein, with translation MDYREVEGMREYVARLDHGRDWRGQIEDFAAAEDIDAAFFFGLGAVRDATLLFYDQGRQEYEAVEFDEPFEVVPAVGNISWLDGERFAHTHMTLSREDGSVVAGHLDTATTFAGELYVREFDTKLERAHDETTDLDLWPL, from the coding sequence ATGGATTACCGCGAAGTCGAGGGGATGCGCGAGTACGTCGCCCGTCTCGACCACGGCCGGGACTGGCGCGGGCAGATTGAGGACTTCGCCGCGGCCGAAGACATCGACGCCGCCTTTTTCTTCGGTCTGGGGGCGGTCCGAGACGCAACACTGCTGTTCTACGACCAGGGCCGACAGGAGTACGAGGCCGTCGAGTTCGACGAACCGTTCGAGGTCGTCCCCGCCGTCGGGAACATCTCGTGGCTGGACGGAGAACGGTTCGCGCACACGCACATGACGCTCTCGCGTGAGGACGGCTCCGTCGTCGCGGGGCACCTCGACACGGCCACGACGTTCGCGGGCGAACTGTACGTCCGCGAGTTCGACACGAAACTGGAGCGGGCACACGACGAGACCACCGACTTGGACCTCTGGCCCCTGTAG
- a CDS encoding DUF7556 family protein, whose translation MAPDVAATDSAVGCEAMSSVDSDQFIIADTCRDDAWVSTPVESATALSEWR comes from the coding sequence ATGGCACCGGACGTTGCCGCAACCGACTCGGCTGTGGGGTGTGAAGCCATGAGTTCCGTCGACAGCGACCAGTTCATCATCGCCGACACGTGCCGCGACGACGCGTGGGTCTCGACACCCGTCGAGAGCGCGACGGCACTCTCCGAGTGGCGGTAA
- a CDS encoding CBS domain-containing protein: MKVADAMTPRSDVVTVDVPGTRDDVLEYLQERAFSSVPVIKRTDEGEEFRGIVSRDALIERPDEDQLALLVEEVPTTGVDTGITDVATLMVEEGARRIPVVGDGDGRLEGIVTVTDVIRAIASGNADGDSEVGELATRAVNSVYVGTPLNVAERELSHAEVPYGVVLDDEGDVDGIITEVDIIAVARVVEGEADTGESIADDDDDWKWESVKAVGNSYMPTRNVEIPTEPVGEFMSGDLVTVSKHRTAREAAQLMIDNDIEQIPLVSGDDLVGIVEDMDLLKALA, encoded by the coding sequence ATGAAAGTCGCAGACGCGATGACGCCACGCTCCGACGTCGTCACCGTGGACGTTCCGGGGACACGGGACGACGTGCTCGAGTACCTGCAGGAGCGGGCGTTCTCGTCGGTGCCGGTCATCAAGCGGACGGACGAGGGCGAGGAGTTCCGGGGTATCGTCTCCCGGGACGCACTCATCGAGCGGCCGGACGAGGACCAACTCGCCTTGCTCGTCGAGGAAGTACCGACCACGGGCGTCGACACCGGGATTACCGACGTGGCGACGTTGATGGTCGAGGAGGGTGCGCGACGCATCCCGGTCGTCGGCGACGGTGACGGCCGCCTCGAAGGTATCGTGACGGTCACCGACGTTATCCGGGCCATCGCCAGCGGCAACGCCGACGGCGACAGCGAAGTCGGCGAGCTGGCGACCCGGGCGGTCAACAGCGTCTACGTCGGGACGCCCCTCAACGTCGCGGAGCGGGAACTCTCCCACGCGGAAGTGCCGTACGGCGTCGTCCTCGACGACGAGGGCGACGTGGACGGCATCATCACCGAAGTGGACATCATCGCGGTCGCACGGGTCGTCGAAGGGGAGGCCGACACCGGCGAGTCCATCGCCGACGACGACGACGACTGGAAGTGGGAGTCGGTCAAGGCCGTCGGGAACAGTTACATGCCCACCCGGAACGTCGAAATTCCGACCGAGCCCGTCGGCGAGTTCATGAGCGGGGACCTCGTGACCGTCTCGAAACACCGGACCGCGCGCGAGGCCGCCCAACTGATGATCGACAACGACATCGAGCAGATTCCGCTCGTGTCGGGCGACGACCTCGTGGGCATCGTCGAGGACATGGACCTGCTGAAGGCACTCGCATGA
- the glyS gene encoding glycine--tRNA ligase: MSDDTDRLTELAKRRGIFFQSSEAYGGVSGFYVYGPAGATLKENLQDAWRDRFVRREGHMEIEAPNVMPEPVFEASGHLDGFDDMIVECPECGTSHRADHLVEDNTDIEEAESIAIGDIEDIIAENDLVCPACGTELAGESVEDFNLMFETNIGPGSSSPGYLRPETAQGIFVEFPRLKEYARAQLPFGVAQVGAAYRNEISPRKGLVRLREFAQAELEHFVDPERDDPPLAEVEDVEVTLYSEARQDDPDGEPLTMTVEEAVAEGVVGSDWVAYYLGVAQGWYERIGVDMDRFRYRQHRSGELAHYAADCWDAEAEVGGDWIEITGFAYRGDYDLSKHGEYADDDFTIFRQYDDPVTVERAVVDPDMSYLGPEFGGDAGAVADALETLAERDRSAFEGESVTVEVDGESYTVPVEQTGFAVEETTESGEHITPHVVEPSFGVDRVVYTVLAHSYRTDSAGEEEERTVLSLPPELAPTTVAVFPLMDKDGLAERAHEVAERLRASGFEVAYDDSGSIGRRYRRQDEVGTPFCVTVDYDTLDDDTVTVRDRDSTAQARIAVDDLPGLVADLRSGEATVADL; this comes from the coding sequence ATGAGCGACGACACCGACCGGCTCACCGAACTGGCGAAGCGACGCGGCATCTTCTTCCAGTCGAGCGAGGCCTACGGCGGCGTCTCGGGCTTTTACGTCTACGGCCCGGCAGGCGCGACGCTCAAGGAGAACCTGCAGGACGCGTGGCGTGACCGGTTCGTCCGGCGCGAGGGTCACATGGAGATAGAGGCCCCCAACGTGATGCCCGAACCCGTCTTCGAGGCGTCGGGCCACCTCGACGGCTTCGACGACATGATAGTCGAGTGCCCCGAATGTGGCACGTCCCACCGTGCGGACCACCTCGTCGAGGACAACACCGATATCGAGGAAGCCGAGTCCATCGCCATCGGTGACATCGAGGACATCATCGCCGAGAACGACCTCGTCTGCCCCGCCTGCGGGACCGAACTCGCGGGCGAATCGGTCGAGGATTTCAACCTCATGTTCGAGACGAACATCGGGCCGGGCAGTTCCTCCCCGGGCTATCTCCGCCCCGAGACGGCTCAGGGCATCTTCGTTGAGTTCCCCCGTCTCAAGGAGTACGCGCGCGCGCAACTCCCCTTCGGCGTCGCGCAGGTCGGCGCGGCCTACCGCAACGAGATTAGTCCCCGGAAGGGACTCGTTCGCCTCAGGGAGTTCGCACAGGCCGAACTCGAACACTTCGTCGACCCCGAACGCGACGACCCGCCGCTGGCCGAGGTCGAGGACGTAGAGGTGACGCTGTACTCCGAGGCCCGGCAGGACGACCCGGACGGCGAGCCGCTGACGATGACCGTCGAGGAGGCAGTCGCCGAGGGCGTCGTCGGGAGCGACTGGGTGGCCTACTATCTGGGCGTCGCACAGGGCTGGTACGAGCGAATCGGCGTCGACATGGACCGCTTCCGCTACCGCCAGCACCGCTCGGGCGAACTCGCCCACTACGCCGCGGACTGCTGGGACGCCGAGGCCGAAGTCGGCGGGGACTGGATAGAGATTACGGGCTTCGCCTACCGCGGCGACTACGACCTCTCGAAACACGGCGAGTACGCCGACGACGACTTCACCATATTCCGGCAGTACGACGACCCCGTGACCGTCGAACGGGCGGTCGTCGACCCGGACATGTCCTACCTCGGGCCGGAGTTCGGCGGGGACGCGGGCGCGGTGGCCGACGCACTCGAAACGCTGGCCGAACGCGACAGGAGTGCCTTCGAGGGCGAGAGCGTCACCGTCGAGGTGGACGGCGAGTCCTACACCGTCCCGGTCGAGCAGACCGGGTTCGCCGTCGAGGAGACCACCGAGTCGGGCGAACACATCACGCCACACGTCGTGGAACCGTCCTTCGGCGTGGACCGGGTGGTGTACACCGTCCTCGCACACAGCTACCGGACCGACAGCGCGGGTGAGGAGGAAGAACGGACCGTCCTCTCGCTCCCGCCGGAACTCGCGCCGACGACGGTGGCGGTGTTCCCGCTGATGGACAAGGACGGGTTGGCCGAGCGCGCCCACGAGGTGGCGGAGCGACTGCGCGCCTCGGGGTTCGAGGTAGCTTACGACGACTCGGGGTCCATCGGCCGCCGCTACCGCCGACAGGACGAGGTGGGGACGCCGTTCTGCGTGACCGTCGACTACGACACGCTGGACGACGACACCGTGACCGTCCGGGACCGGGACTCGACGGCACAGGCTCGCATCGCTGTCGACGACCTCCCCGGTCTCGTCGCGGACCTCCGGTCGGGTGAGGCGACAGTGGCCGACCTCTGA